The following coding sequences lie in one Cyanobacterium sp. Dongsha4 genomic window:
- a CDS encoding Hsp70 family protein, translated as MAIAIDFGTSNTVITRINPVTGESEIVKLANLAQKNSSIPPIIPSLVYINNAHNDDVIIGQKVRDKGLDSKNNQRFFSNFKRGIGTDIQGFLPILDDKQLDFEKVGDLFLSNILQELKGELDSLIMTVPVDSFESYRYWLTGVCEKWNIDKVRIIDEPTAAALGYGTEENNLILVVDFGGGTIDFSLVELDLGEKKKPQGFILKWGEKLLGESSAQKTKLAKVIAKAGANLGGCDIDNWILNYFHEKQGVTKSSLTSRLVERIKIRLSQTEEAQEVFFNDLTLETSDLSLNRETFEEILNHNQFFAQLDTLMEGVLQQARGNGVNINDVNRVLLVGGSGQIPAVNQWLQQYFPLEKIKCDRPFDAIAMGALKLEQNLQIKDFLYHSYGIRYWNRRQKRHDWHTIIPSGQPYPMTQPRELILGASVENQPSIELIIGELGQENTSTEVYFDGERLVTRSINRGTSQVQPLNDTEGGKTIAQLNPLGNPGSDRIKVLFKVDEDRCLKITVEDLLTDEILLDNVMVAELS; from the coding sequence ATGGCGATCGCAATTGATTTTGGTACAAGTAACACTGTCATTACTCGCATCAACCCTGTGACAGGGGAATCAGAAATTGTAAAATTAGCCAATCTTGCTCAAAAAAATAGCAGTATTCCCCCGATAATTCCTAGTTTAGTATATATAAATAATGCTCATAATGATGATGTAATTATTGGTCAAAAAGTTAGAGATAAAGGTTTAGATAGTAAAAATAATCAGCGTTTCTTTAGTAATTTTAAAAGAGGTATCGGTACTGATATTCAAGGATTTTTACCTATTTTAGATGATAAACAATTAGATTTTGAAAAAGTTGGAGATTTATTTTTAAGTAATATTTTACAAGAATTAAAGGGCGAATTAGACTCTTTAATTATGACTGTGCCAGTAGATAGCTTTGAAAGTTATCGCTATTGGTTAACGGGGGTTTGTGAAAAGTGGAATATCGACAAAGTCAGAATTATTGATGAACCAACGGCGGCGGCTTTGGGTTATGGTACAGAGGAAAATAATTTAATTTTAGTGGTAGATTTCGGCGGAGGTACGATCGATTTTTCCTTAGTAGAGTTAGATTTAGGAGAAAAGAAAAAACCTCAAGGATTTATATTGAAATGGGGTGAGAAGCTATTAGGAGAAAGCTCGGCTCAAAAAACAAAGTTAGCCAAAGTTATCGCCAAGGCAGGGGCAAATTTAGGGGGTTGTGATATAGATAACTGGATTTTGAACTATTTTCACGAAAAACAAGGGGTAACAAAGTCTTCTCTAACTAGCCGTTTAGTAGAAAGAATTAAGATTCGTCTTTCTCAGACTGAAGAGGCTCAGGAGGTCTTTTTTAATGATTTGACCCTAGAAACTTCCGATTTAAGCCTAAATAGAGAAACTTTTGAAGAAATACTCAACCATAATCAGTTTTTTGCTCAACTAGATACTCTGATGGAAGGAGTCTTACAACAAGCAAGAGGTAACGGTGTCAACATCAATGATGTTAATCGAGTTTTATTAGTGGGAGGAAGTGGACAAATTCCCGCCGTTAATCAATGGTTACAGCAATATTTCCCTCTCGAAAAAATAAAATGCGATCGCCCTTTTGACGCTATTGCCATGGGTGCATTAAAATTAGAGCAGAATTTACAGATCAAAGACTTTCTTTATCATAGCTACGGAATTAGATATTGGAATCGTCGGCAAAAACGTCATGATTGGCACACCATTATTCCTAGTGGGCAACCTTACCCTATGACACAACCCAGAGAATTAATTTTGGGGGCTTCAGTGGAAAATCAGCCTAGTATTGAATTGATTATTGGTGAGTTAGGGCAAGAAAATACCTCTACGGAAGTTTATTTCGATGGTGAGCGTTTAGTTACTCGTAGTATAAATCGAGGAACAAGTCAAGTACAACCGTTAAATGATACGGAAGGAGGGAAAACCATCGCCCAATTAAATCCTTTAGGCAACCCAGGGAGCGATCGCATTAAGGTATTATTTAAAGTAGATGAGGACAGGTGTTTAAAAATTACTGTGGAAGACTTATTAACCGATGAAATTTTGTTAGATAATGTTATGGTGGCCGAGTTGAGTTAA
- a CDS encoding glycosyltransferase family 9 protein, translating to MRVLVLIPGGISDQILFFPTLQTLKNKYPQATIDVIVEPRSKNSYRICKYVQEVLVFDFQDRNGLADYLNLLGMIRDREYELVITLEKNWIVSFLLWLDGIPTRVGYQSSNSWFLNCTVPKNTDQYIPFMYHDLLKGLKIDVPCPDLSINVPKEDIEWAEYEQKRLRIKDSGYIIIHGGASILTAYQGINKIYPVPKWQRVIEDIHMKQPDIPIVLLCGPDDLEWTTEIVSLCPYVKVVSPPDIGKLAAIIAGANLMLCSDSAPMQLAIAVGVYTIALFGPTKTTKLLPPKCDRVFGIQSLSSQIADIPTDKILEQIWKQ from the coding sequence ATGCGTGTTTTAGTTTTGATTCCGGGTGGCATTAGCGATCAAATTCTCTTTTTCCCAACTCTACAAACCCTAAAAAATAAATACCCTCAAGCAACTATTGATGTGATTGTTGAACCGAGGAGTAAAAATAGTTATCGTATTTGTAAGTATGTGCAAGAGGTGTTGGTTTTTGATTTTCAAGATAGAAATGGATTGGCAGACTATCTTAATCTCTTGGGCATGATTAGAGATAGAGAATATGAGTTAGTAATTACTCTCGAAAAAAATTGGATTGTAAGTTTCTTGCTTTGGCTTGATGGGATTCCGACTCGGGTGGGCTATCAAAGTTCTAATTCTTGGTTTCTCAATTGTACTGTTCCCAAAAATACCGATCAGTATATCCCTTTTATGTATCATGATTTACTTAAGGGTTTAAAGATTGATGTTCCCTGTCCTGATTTAAGTATAAACGTACCAAAAGAAGATATTGAATGGGCGGAGTATGAACAAAAAAGATTGAGAATTAAAGATAGTGGCTATATTATTATTCACGGTGGTGCTAGTATTTTAACGGCTTATCAAGGTATTAATAAGATTTATCCTGTACCTAAGTGGCAAAGGGTGATTGAGGACATTCACATGAAGCAACCTGACATTCCTATTGTCTTGTTATGCGGGCCAGATGATTTGGAATGGACAACGGAAATAGTTTCTTTATGTCCTTATGTGAAAGTGGTTAGCCCTCCCGATATTGGTAAATTAGCGGCAATAATTGCTGGAGCAAATTTAATGCTTTGTAGTGACAGCGCACCCATGCAGTTAGCTATTGCAGTGGGAGTCTATACTATTGCTTTATTCGGTCCTACCAAAACAACCAAATTATTACCACCAAAATGCGATCGAGTTTTTGGTATTCAGTCTTTAAGTTCTCAAATTGCCGATATTCCCACAGATAAAATCCTAGAACAAATCTGGAAACAATAA
- the scpB gene encoding SMC-Scp complex subunit ScpB, which produces MDQKIFSPSLSQHIEAILYLKAQPTTLQEIVTLTNHSTEEVQEALIQLMSDYAYRNSALEIIETEQGYSLQLQSEYLSLLANLVPAELNTATLKTLAAIALQSPILQSDLINLRGSTAYQHVSELVESGFIRKRRQEEGRSYWLEVTDKFHKYFEFNQAQTEEE; this is translated from the coding sequence ATGGATCAAAAAATATTTTCTCCTAGTTTAAGTCAACACATCGAAGCGATTTTATATCTAAAGGCTCAACCAACTACTCTACAAGAAATTGTTACCCTAACCAATCATTCTACAGAAGAAGTACAAGAGGCTCTCATTCAATTAATGTCTGATTATGCTTATCGTAACAGTGCCTTAGAAATTATTGAAACAGAACAAGGTTATAGTTTACAATTGCAGTCAGAATATTTATCTCTACTTGCTAATCTTGTACCCGCAGAATTAAATACAGCTACCCTTAAAACCTTAGCTGCGATCGCACTTCAAAGCCCTATACTTCAGAGTGACTTAATAAATCTAAGGGGAAGCACCGCTTATCAACACGTTAGCGAATTAGTGGAATCTGGCTTTATCCGTAAACGGCGACAAGAAGAGGGGCGATCGTACTGGTTAGAGGTTACTGACAAGTTTCATAAATATTTTGAATTTAATCAAGCTCAAACAGAAGAAGAATGA
- the larB gene encoding nickel pincer cofactor biosynthesis protein LarB yields the protein MVDRTSLEILLNQIAEGKISPSEGVEKLKHLNFEAIDNFAKIDHHRQLRTGFPEVIWSQGKTPEQIRQIIHVMRQNSPLVMATRLEADVAETLQEQIQDLRYYPLAKIAAIGQNSDKYKGKISIVTAGTADLPVAEEAAITGELCGFTVERLWDVGVAGIHRLLNHRHLITQADILIVVAGMEGALPSVVAGLANCPVIAVPTSIGYGTSFGGLSALLTMLNSCATGIGVVNIDNGFGAAMLAGQILRLANRFSRKKE from the coding sequence ATGGTCGATCGCACCTCATTAGAGATACTATTAAACCAGATAGCAGAAGGAAAAATTTCCCCCAGTGAAGGGGTGGAAAAGCTGAAACATTTGAATTTTGAGGCCATAGACAACTTTGCAAAAATTGATCATCATCGTCAGCTACGCACGGGCTTTCCAGAAGTGATTTGGAGTCAGGGCAAAACTCCAGAACAAATTAGACAAATTATCCATGTCATGAGACAAAATTCTCCCCTTGTGATGGCTACCCGTTTAGAAGCTGATGTAGCAGAAACTTTACAAGAACAGATACAAGATTTACGTTACTACCCTCTGGCAAAAATAGCTGCGATCGGGCAAAATAGTGATAAATACAAAGGTAAAATTTCGATCGTGACTGCGGGTACAGCCGACTTACCAGTAGCCGAAGAAGCCGCTATAACGGGGGAATTATGTGGATTTACCGTTGAGCGTTTATGGGATGTGGGAGTGGCAGGAATACATCGTTTATTGAATCATCGTCATCTCATCACCCAAGCAGATATTTTAATTGTGGTTGCGGGAATGGAAGGGGCTTTACCCAGTGTTGTAGCAGGTTTGGCTAATTGCCCAGTCATTGCCGTGCCAACAAGCATTGGTTATGGTACAAGTTTTGGAGGTTTATCAGCATTGTTAACTATGCTTAATTCTTGTGCCACTGGTATAGGAGTGGTTAATATCGATAATGGTTTTGGGGCCGCCATGTTAGCAGGACAAATTTTGAGATTAGCCAATAGATTTTCGAGAAAAAAAGAGTAA